A genomic window from Algoriphagus sp. Y33 includes:
- a CDS encoding D-alanine--D-alanine ligase, with protein MKRKIALVTGGYTGESVISLKSAAVVEKTIDRNLYDVYKILIYPGDWHFLSVSGEKIPIDLNDFSIRIGDDKITFDGVFNILHGSPGEDGKLAGYFDMIGLPYTTCDQLTSAITMNKGYTKAIVDDIEELHIAKSLQLFENSPANLKRVGNELTLPLFIKPNNGGSSIGMSKVKTWEELPEALEKAFAEDSQVLVEEFVSGREFSIGCYRGKGEITVLPATEIVSSKEFFDYEAKYVAGVTEEITPGRQSEEESTRVNRIIPKIYEKLNCKGAVRIDYFLQNETGKFYFIEINTVPGQTETSLISQQVRAIGMEVRDFYTELIEEMF; from the coding sequence ATGAAGAGAAAAATCGCCCTGGTGACAGGTGGATATACTGGAGAATCTGTGATTTCTCTGAAAAGTGCCGCTGTGGTGGAAAAAACCATTGACCGAAATCTTTACGACGTTTACAAAATTCTGATTTATCCTGGGGATTGGCATTTTCTTTCCGTTTCGGGAGAAAAAATTCCGATAGATCTGAATGACTTCAGCATCCGGATTGGCGATGATAAAATCACGTTTGATGGAGTCTTCAATATCCTTCATGGTTCACCGGGAGAAGATGGGAAACTCGCAGGCTATTTCGATATGATCGGATTACCCTATACGACCTGCGATCAATTAACATCTGCTATCACCATGAACAAAGGCTACACCAAAGCCATTGTGGATGATATAGAGGAATTGCACATTGCCAAATCGCTTCAGCTTTTTGAAAACTCTCCGGCAAATCTCAAACGGGTGGGAAATGAGCTGACCCTACCGCTTTTCATCAAGCCTAACAATGGCGGGAGTTCCATTGGCATGAGCAAAGTAAAAACCTGGGAAGAATTGCCGGAAGCCTTGGAAAAAGCCTTTGCAGAAGATTCACAGGTATTGGTGGAAGAATTCGTATCCGGTCGTGAGTTTTCGATTGGATGCTACAGAGGAAAGGGAGAAATCACCGTTCTTCCGGCCACTGAGATCGTCAGTAGCAAAGAGTTTTTTGATTACGAAGCTAAATACGTTGCCGGTGTAACGGAAGAAATCACTCCCGGTAGACAATCAGAGGAAGAGTCAACTCGCGTGAATCGTATTATCCCAAAAATCTATGAAAAGCTCAACTGTAAAGGTGCTGTCCGCATTGACTATTTTCTTCAAAATGAAACCGGAAAATTCTATTTTATCGAAATAAACACGGTGCCGGGGCAAACTGAAACTAGTCTGATTTCCCAGCAAGTACGGGCAATCGGAATGGAAGTGAGGGATTTTTATACGGAGTTGATTGAAGAGATGTTTTGA
- a CDS encoding C40 family peptidase, giving the protein MLRKQFRFTAFFLVLGLMLAASCASKKKVANEPFNTVIQTARSYTGTPYRYGGTTRSGMDCSALVYHSFYSVGVTMPRISADQSKMGKSIRTNEIKPGDILFFATGKKKKGVTHSGIVTETSRGDVRFIHSSTSLGVSEDYLSNRYWSNAFLFARRILD; this is encoded by the coding sequence ATGCTGCGCAAACAATTCCGTTTTACCGCTTTTTTTCTTGTTTTAGGATTGATGCTTGCCGCATCCTGCGCATCCAAAAAGAAAGTAGCGAATGAGCCTTTTAATACTGTGATTCAGACTGCTAGAAGCTATACGGGAACTCCCTATAGGTATGGTGGAACTACCCGCTCGGGGATGGATTGCTCTGCTTTAGTTTATCATTCTTTTTATTCCGTAGGAGTTACCATGCCCAGAATTTCGGCAGATCAAAGCAAAATGGGTAAGAGTATCCGCACCAACGAGATCAAACCCGGTGATATATTATTTTTTGCTACGGGGAAAAAAAAGAAGGGGGTGACCCATTCCGGAATCGTGACTGAGACTTCACGGGGAGATGTCCGTTTTATCCACTCTTCCACTTCGCTCGGTGTGTCCGAGGATTACTTGAGCAACCGATATTGGTCAAATGCTTTTCTTTTTGCCAGAAGGATTTTGGATTGA
- the metK gene encoding methionine adenosyltransferase, with product MAYLFTSESVSEGHPDKIADQISDALIDNFLAFDPNSKVACETLVTTGQVILAGEVNSDIYLDVQKIARDVINRIGYTKSEYMFEGNSCGVLSAIHEQSSEINQGVVRQSPEEQGAGDQGMMFGYATNETENYMPLALDLSHMILRELAELRRENKDITYIRPDSKAQVTIEYSDDNVPQRIEAIVVSTQHDDFDEEEKMLAKIKSDIISILIPRVVAKLKPEIQKLFTSEIKYHINPTGKFVIGGPHGDTGLTGRKIIVDTYGGKGAHGGGAFSGKDPSKVDRSAAYATRHIAKNMVAAGVADEVLVQVSYAIGVAKPMGIYINTYGTAKVNSSDGAIAKKIEEIFDMRPYAIEQRLKLRNPIYEETAAYGHMGRTNEVVTKTFYSPYRDEIKLDVELFTWEKLDYVDRIKKAFEL from the coding sequence ATGGCATATCTATTTACCTCAGAGTCCGTTTCTGAGGGGCATCCTGATAAAATCGCAGATCAAATTTCTGACGCGTTAATTGACAATTTTTTGGCTTTTGACCCAAACTCTAAAGTAGCTTGTGAGACATTGGTCACAACAGGTCAGGTGATTCTTGCAGGTGAGGTGAATTCCGATATCTACTTGGATGTACAGAAAATCGCGCGTGATGTGATCAATAGAATCGGCTACACCAAAAGCGAATACATGTTTGAAGGGAACTCATGCGGAGTGCTTTCTGCAATTCATGAGCAGTCTTCCGAAATCAATCAAGGTGTAGTTCGTCAGAGTCCTGAGGAGCAGGGTGCGGGAGATCAGGGGATGATGTTTGGCTATGCTACCAACGAAACCGAAAATTACATGCCATTGGCTTTGGATCTTTCTCATATGATCCTTCGTGAATTGGCAGAACTGAGAAGAGAGAATAAAGATATCACCTATATCCGGCCTGACTCAAAAGCTCAGGTGACTATAGAATACAGTGACGATAATGTACCTCAGCGGATTGAGGCTATTGTAGTTTCCACGCAGCATGATGATTTTGACGAAGAGGAAAAAATGCTTGCGAAAATCAAATCAGATATCATTTCCATCTTGATTCCAAGAGTGGTAGCGAAACTGAAGCCGGAAATTCAGAAGCTTTTCACTTCAGAAATTAAGTACCACATCAACCCAACAGGGAAATTTGTAATTGGCGGACCACATGGAGACACTGGTCTGACGGGTAGAAAAATCATTGTGGATACTTATGGGGGAAAGGGCGCTCATGGTGGAGGGGCTTTTTCAGGAAAAGATCCTTCGAAAGTAGACCGCTCTGCTGCCTATGCTACGCGTCATATTGCTAAGAATATGGTTGCGGCAGGAGTTGCAGATGAGGTTTTGGTACAGGTTTCTTACGCTATCGGAGTAGCTAAGCCAATGGGTATTTACATCAATACTTACGGAACTGCCAAAGTGAACTCAAGCGATGGGGCTATAGCGAAGAAAATTGAGGAAATTTTCGATATGCGTCCATATGCGATCGAGCAACGCTTAAAGCTGAGAAATCCTATCTATGAAGAAACTGCCGCTTATGGTCACATGGGGAGAACCAATGAAGTCGTGACCAAAACTTTCTATTCCCCTTACAGGGATGAGATCAAACTTGATGTTGAGTTGTTCACGTGGGAAAAACTGGACTACGTGGACAGAATAAAAAAAGCATTTGAGCTATAA